A segment of the Niveibacterium umoris genome:
GCTTCTTTCAGTTCGAAGGGCTCGTCGGTGGAGTAGGCCGACATCGCGTCGAGCTTTCCGGCGATCAGATCGTTGGCGGTGAAGGTGTGCGAGGCGATCTTGAGCGCGTCTGAATCGACACCCGAGCGTTTGAGCAGTGCGAAGAGTTCGGCCGAATTGGGTTCGATCATGACCCGCTTGCCGACCAGGTCCGGCAGGCTGCGGATGCCACTTTCGCGGCGCACCAGCAAGGTCAGCGGCGAATGCTGGAAGATCGCAGCGAGCACCACGACCGGCTTGCCGCCCTGGCGCAGCAACAACAGATCACTGGTGCCCACGCCGTATTCGGCATGACCGGACAGGACTTGCTGAATCGGGTCTTCGCCAGACTGGGCTTCACGGATGTCGACGTCGAGGCCGGCATCCCAGTAGTAGCCCTTGAACAGCGCCGCGTAGTACCCCGCAAACTGGAACTGATGGCGCCACTTCAGTTGCAGGGTTACGCGCTCCTGGGAAGGCGCGGCGTTCGCCGTCAGCGCAGTCGCCAGTGCGCAACCGGCGACCATGAGGACCACGAAGCGCCACAGCGCGTGTAACACGGTTCCGGATTGGCAGAGCGTCCGGGTCATTCCTGAGCCGGTGTCCCGATCTGGGCAGCCCAGGCCATTGCCGATGACTCGGCACCGAACACTGCAGCCGGGTCGAGGCCGGGGCACTTTTCGAGCGCATCGAAGAAGGCTTGCTGGTCGGCGTCTTCAAGCGTTTCGGCCAGATGCAGCAGCGCGCCGAGTGGTCCGCCGCGGTCGATCAAGGCGGCGCGCAGCGTATCGCTGACCGGAAGGCTGCCGAGGATTTCCTCGATCGGCGTGGCGAGCAGGGCAGGCATCATCGAAACGATCCCGGCGAGAAACGCCTCGTCGCGCACCGCGCGCAGCGGGCCATCGGGAAGCTCGGCGAGCAGTTCCATCAGCCGGCCACGGGTCGCTGCCATGATCATCAACGGATTGGCGGGCCCTTCGCTGCCGGAGCGGGCGAACATCAACAATTGCACCCAGCGCTGCAACTGGCGTCGCCCAAGCGCGGTAATCGCATGGCGCAGCGAGTGGACCGGATTGCGTAACCCGGCGCCCACCGAGTTCACCAGCCGCAGCAGATTGACGGCCAGGCTGGGATCCGCCTTCACGACGTTTTCCAGCGCGTCGGTTTCGGCATCCTCGATGACCAGTGACAACAGACGCATCAGCGTCATTTCGCTCTGGTTGAGCTTGCGCTTTTCCAGGACCGTCGGGCGCGCGAAGAAATAGCCCTGGAAAAGCTCGAATCCCAGTTCGTGGCAGAGATCGGCCTGCTCCTGGCTGTCCACCTTTTCAGCCAGCAGCGGCACGCCCAATGGCGCCAGGCGTTCTGCCAATGTGCGGATATCGGATGTCGAGAGCGGCTTGATGTCGACCTTGATGAAGTCGACCAGTTTCAGGAACTCGCGGAACTGGTCTTCTGCGCCGATGTAGTCGTCCAGCGCCAGCATGAAACCCTTTTCGCGCAGCGCCCTGCAGCGATCGAGCACTTCGGGCGTGGGCTCCACGGTTTCGAGGATTTCCAGCACGATCCGATTGCAGGGCAGTACCTCGATCGCATCCGACAGCAGGAAGTTCGCGTCGCAGTTGATGAAACCGAGCCCGCTGCCGAGCGCCGCGTCTATGCCCAGATCGGTGAAGGCGCGCGTTACGACGGTTGCGGTAGCCACCGTGTCGTCCATCACCGATGCCATGTTTTCCTTGCCGCCGCGGAAAAGCAACTCGAAGCCGACGAGTTTGCGATCGCGGTCGAGAATCGGTTGGCGGCCAAGGAAGGCGGTGTTCTGTGCGGTCATTTTCGGGTTTACGGCGATTTGCCGGCGATGTTAAGCGTTTGCGATCCATCGAATGCAAACTTTTGCTATGGGCGCGCTTCGCAATGGCGCGATGCACTGCGATCGGGCGGGCGGAGCCCGCCAGGGGCGTTCGATTGGTGGTGCTACCGCACGATCACCCATGCCGGTCGCGCGCAGAATGACGGCTCAGGCACACAAATGGTCGCCATTGAGACTGTGGGTTGTGCGCTGCCGTTGCAAAAAAGAAGCATCCTGTTGCTTGTCCTGGCTCAGGATCATCAGGGACGCCCGTAAACCTTACGTGGACCGACTACAATGCTGCCCCGGTTCGCGTGCCGGCAGGGGATGTCTGGCCGACACTGTCAATCTCTGTAAATTGGTGCGCGGACGCGGAACGGTCACTCGCGGATAGCGATGGTGTCTTCGATGTTTCATGGGACACTTCGCCGCGATATCAGCGCGCGGTACAGCGAGCAATACGGCTGAATGGCGGCGCTGGAATACGGGATGGACATGGCAGCCTGATCAGGCTCGCCCCGTCCCCGGAGAAGATCCATGTCACACGGTAATGAACAGGTATCCACCCGGGCCTTGACGCTCGCGGCACTCGGCGTGGTGTTCGGCGATATCGGCACCAGCCCGCTTTACGCGCTGAAGGAAGCATTCACGCAGGAGTCCCACCCACTCCCGCCGACGCCCGACAACATTCTGGGCATCCTCTCGCTGATCGTCTGGACCTTGCTGATCGTCGTGACGTTCAAGTACGTCGTGCTGGTCCTGCGGGCGGACAACCACGGTGAAGGCGGGGTGGTGGCGCTGATGGCGCGGGTGATCCATCGCGCCGGGGATTCGCGGCCACGCAAACGCGCGTTTGCGATTGCCCTGGGGCTTGCCGGTGCCGCGTTGTTCTATGGCGACGGGGTCATCACGCCGGCGATCTCGGTGCTCTCCGCGGTAGAGGGTCTCGAAGTAGCGACGCCGGCCGCGACGCGCTTCGTCGTGCCGATCACCGTGGTGATTCTTGTCGGACTGTTCTTCGTGCAGAAGCACGGCACGGCCAAGGTTGGCCAGGTATTCGGTCCGATACTCGCGCTGTGGTTCTCGGTGTTGTTCCTGCTCGGGCTCTACAACATCGGGCGGCACCCCGAAGTGCTCCTGGCCGTCTCGCCGCACTATGCGGTGCGCTTCCTCATCGAGCACGGCACCATCGGTTTTCTGGCACTTGGTGCGGTCTTCCTGACGGTAACCGGTGCCGAGGCGCTGTATGCCGACATGGGCCACTTCGGTGCGCGCCCGATTCGCATTGCCTGGTCGTGTTTTGTACTGCCGGGACTGCTCTCGTGCTATTTCGGCCAGGGCGCGCTGCTGATGTCCGAGCCGGAGGCGATCCGCAATCCCTTCTTCCTTTCCGCGCCGGACTGGGCCATCTATCCGCTCGTCGGGCTGGCCACCGTGGCATCGGTGATTGCGTCGCAGGCGCTGATCAGCGGCGTGTATTCGGTAACGCGGGAAATGATCCAGCTTGGCGTTTGCCCGCGCATTTCGATCCAGCACACGTCCGGCGCGAAGATGGGGCAGATCTATGTGCCATTCATGAACTGGACCCTGATGGTGCTGGTACTCGCGGTGGTGCTCGGTTTTCGCACCTCGAGCAACCTTGCTGGCGCCTATGGCATCGCAGTGTCGATGACGATGGTGATCACCTCCATCCTCGCGTTTTCCTTGGTGCGCCGCGACTGGAAATGGCCGACCTGGGTGGCGGTCCTCGTCTGGGGCCCCTTGCTGATGATCGAACTGGCGTTCCTCGCGGCCAATGCCACCAAGATCCTCGACGGCGGCTGGTTCCCGCTGCTGTTCGGCGGCTTCATCTTCATGCTGCTGTCGACCTGGCGGCGCGGGCGCGAGTTGCTGAGGGTGCGCAGCGAAGACGAGGGCATTCCGCTGGAGCCGTTCATCGAGGGCCTTGTTGCCGATCCCGGCCTGGCGCGGGTGCCGAGCGAAGCCGTATTCCTGTCGCCGCGCAGCGGCGCAGTGCCGCGCGCCTTGCTGCACAACCTGAAGCACAACATGGTGTTGCACGAGACGACCGTGTTTGCCAGCGTGGTTTTCATGCCGCAACCACGCGTGCAAGCGGCACAACGGGTGCTGGTCGAACGCATGGCGGGCGGCTGCTGGCGGGTAAAGCTGTTCTTCGGCTTCATGGAAGATCCGGATGTACCGGCCGCGCTCGAGTGGTGCGCGGAACAGGAGCTCGCGCTCGATCCGATGCGCGTTTCCTACTTCCTCAGCCGTGAGACCTTGCTGCCGACTGAGGGCGAGGGCATGGCCCTGTGGCGTGAGCGGGTGTTCGAGTTCCTCTTCCGCAATGCGACCAGTGCGGCCTCGTTCTTCAAGC
Coding sequences within it:
- a CDS encoding EAL and HDOD domain-containing protein, which translates into the protein MTAQNTAFLGRQPILDRDRKLVGFELLFRGGKENMASVMDDTVATATVVTRAFTDLGIDAALGSGLGFINCDANFLLSDAIEVLPCNRIVLEILETVEPTPEVLDRCRALREKGFMLALDDYIGAEDQFREFLKLVDFIKVDIKPLSTSDIRTLAERLAPLGVPLLAEKVDSQEQADLCHELGFELFQGYFFARPTVLEKRKLNQSEMTLMRLLSLVIEDAETDALENVVKADPSLAVNLLRLVNSVGAGLRNPVHSLRHAITALGRRQLQRWVQLLMFARSGSEGPANPLMIMAATRGRLMELLAELPDGPLRAVRDEAFLAGIVSMMPALLATPIEEILGSLPVSDTLRAALIDRGGPLGALLHLAETLEDADQQAFFDALEKCPGLDPAAVFGAESSAMAWAAQIGTPAQE
- a CDS encoding potassium transporter Kup; translation: MSHGNEQVSTRALTLAALGVVFGDIGTSPLYALKEAFTQESHPLPPTPDNILGILSLIVWTLLIVVTFKYVVLVLRADNHGEGGVVALMARVIHRAGDSRPRKRAFAIALGLAGAALFYGDGVITPAISVLSAVEGLEVATPAATRFVVPITVVILVGLFFVQKHGTAKVGQVFGPILALWFSVLFLLGLYNIGRHPEVLLAVSPHYAVRFLIEHGTIGFLALGAVFLTVTGAEALYADMGHFGARPIRIAWSCFVLPGLLSCYFGQGALLMSEPEAIRNPFFLSAPDWAIYPLVGLATVASVIASQALISGVYSVTREMIQLGVCPRISIQHTSGAKMGQIYVPFMNWTLMVLVLAVVLGFRTSSNLAGAYGIAVSMTMVITSILAFSLVRRDWKWPTWVAVLVWGPLLMIELAFLAANATKILDGGWFPLLFGGFIFMLLSTWRRGRELLRVRSEDEGIPLEPFIEGLVADPGLARVPSEAVFLSPRSGAVPRALLHNLKHNMVLHETTVFASVVFMPQPRVQAAQRVLVERMAGGCWRVKLFFGFMEDPDVPAALEWCAEQELALDPMRVSYFLSRETLLPTEGEGMALWRERVFEFLFRNATSAASFFKLPPNRVVELGSQIAI